Proteins from one Caulobacter sp. 73W genomic window:
- a CDS encoding acetyl-CoA carboxylase biotin carboxylase subunit, which translates to MFSKILIANRGEIAVRVIKTCRRLGIKTVVVYSEADADSLAVEMADETVFIGPAQASESYLVADKIIAACKQTGAEAVHPGFGFLSEKAEFAQRCADEGIVFIGPNPGAISAMGDKIESKKFAQGAGVSCVPGHIGEIGDTAHAVKIAEEIGYPVMIKASAGGGGKGIRVAWTRKDVEEGFPAVRAEAKGAFGDDRIFIEKFIESPRHIEIQVLGDKHGNVVHLFERECSIQRRNQKVIEEAPSPLLDEATRNAMGAQAVALAQAVNYDSAGTVEFVAGQDKSFYFLEMNTRLQVEHPVTELITGLDLVEQMIRSAAGEKLNVSQDKLKIKGWAIESRIYAEDPYRKFLPSIGRLVRYDPPKEGDMGAYLVRNDAGVREGDEISMFYDPMISKLCTWATDREIAIEGMARALEDFHIEGLGQNIPFLAAVMDQERFRSGKLATSYIADEFPEGFNGTEPTDFQKDVLTAVGCAMQRLLGLRAGTPERSDWTVFVGHEARPVRLRGDAPLSIELTGEGRALTLEITDWRPGKPLFRGRLNGTAFTVSVAPAAEGFVIRHRAAKAKVLVLTPRSAELHGKLPPKQAADTSKMIISPMPGLVVSMDVAVGQEVKEGEVVCVIEAMKMQNIIRAERDGIVKTVSAKGGDPVAADEVLVEFA; encoded by the coding sequence ATGTTTTCGAAGATTCTGATCGCCAACCGGGGCGAGATCGCGGTGCGGGTGATCAAGACCTGCCGTCGCCTGGGCATCAAGACGGTGGTGGTCTATTCGGAAGCCGACGCCGACAGCTTGGCGGTGGAGATGGCCGACGAGACCGTGTTCATCGGTCCGGCCCAGGCTAGCGAATCCTACCTCGTCGCCGACAAGATCATCGCCGCCTGCAAGCAGACCGGCGCTGAAGCCGTTCATCCGGGCTTCGGCTTCCTGTCGGAAAAGGCCGAGTTCGCCCAGCGCTGCGCTGACGAGGGGATCGTCTTCATCGGCCCCAACCCCGGCGCCATCAGCGCCATGGGCGACAAGATCGAATCCAAGAAGTTCGCGCAAGGAGCCGGCGTCTCCTGCGTCCCCGGCCACATCGGCGAGATCGGCGACACCGCTCACGCCGTGAAGATCGCTGAGGAGATAGGCTATCCGGTGATGATCAAGGCGTCGGCGGGCGGCGGCGGCAAGGGCATCCGCGTCGCCTGGACCCGCAAGGACGTGGAGGAGGGCTTCCCCGCCGTCCGCGCCGAGGCCAAGGGCGCCTTCGGCGACGACCGCATCTTCATCGAGAAGTTCATCGAAAGCCCGCGCCACATCGAGATCCAGGTGCTGGGCGACAAGCACGGGAACGTGGTCCACCTGTTCGAGCGCGAATGCTCGATCCAGCGCCGCAATCAGAAGGTCATCGAGGAGGCTCCGTCTCCGCTGCTGGATGAGGCGACCCGCAACGCCATGGGGGCCCAGGCCGTCGCCCTGGCCCAGGCCGTCAACTACGACAGCGCCGGCACGGTCGAGTTCGTGGCCGGCCAGGACAAGAGCTTCTACTTCTTGGAGATGAACACCCGCCTGCAGGTGGAGCACCCGGTGACCGAACTGATCACCGGCCTCGACCTTGTGGAGCAGATGATCCGCTCCGCCGCCGGCGAGAAGCTGAACGTCAGCCAGGACAAGCTGAAGATCAAAGGCTGGGCCATCGAGAGCCGCATCTACGCCGAGGATCCGTACCGCAAGTTCCTGCCGTCCATCGGCCGCCTGGTGCGCTACGATCCTCCCAAGGAGGGCGACATGGGCGCCTATCTCGTCCGCAACGACGCAGGGGTGCGCGAGGGCGACGAAATCTCGATGTTCTACGATCCCATGATCTCCAAGCTCTGCACCTGGGCTACGGACCGCGAGATCGCCATCGAGGGCATGGCCCGCGCGCTAGAGGACTTCCATATCGAGGGCCTCGGCCAGAACATCCCGTTCCTGGCCGCGGTCATGGACCAGGAGCGTTTCCGTTCCGGCAAGCTGGCCACCAGCTACATCGCCGACGAATTCCCGGAAGGCTTCAACGGGACCGAACCGACCGACTTCCAGAAAGATGTGCTCACCGCCGTCGGCTGCGCCATGCAGCGGCTGCTGGGCCTGCGCGCCGGCACGCCGGAACGCAGCGACTGGACCGTCTTCGTCGGCCATGAGGCTCGCCCGGTCCGCCTGCGCGGCGACGCGCCGCTCAGCATCGAGCTGACGGGCGAGGGGCGGGCCCTCACCCTGGAGATCACCGACTGGCGTCCGGGCAAGCCGCTGTTCCGCGGCCGCCTGAACGGGACCGCCTTCACCGTCTCCGTGGCCCCCGCCGCCGAGGGCTTCGTCATCCGCCACCGCGCCGCCAAGGCCAAGGTGCTGGTGCTGACCCCCCGCTCGGCCGAACTGCACGGCAAGTTGCCGCCCAAGCAGGCGGCCGACACCTCCAAGATGATCATCTCCCCCATGCCGGGCCTGGTGGTCTCCATGGACGTGGCCGTGGGCCAGGAGGTCAAGGAGGGCGAGGTGGTCTGCGTCATCGAGGCGATGAAGATGCAGAACATCATCCGCGCCGAGCGGGACGGGATCGTGAAGACCGTCTCAGCCAAGGGCGGCGATCCCGTCGCGGCGGACGAAGTCCTGGTCGAGTTTGCGTAA
- a CDS encoding heme-binding protein, with protein sequence MASILMATDASAQSGAPAAPSTIDLPYGAPISLADARKVAQAAQAEAAANGWLIVATIVEPNGQVVLTEKMDGTAYSALDVAGRKAVTSAHFKRPTLAFYEAVKGGTLNAIFAQAVAIEGGEPIVIGGKIVGALGVSGGTPVQDGQIARAGTKAVK encoded by the coding sequence ATGGCTTCCATCCTCATGGCTACGGACGCCTCCGCGCAGTCCGGAGCGCCCGCCGCCCCCTCGACCATCGACCTGCCCTACGGCGCCCCGATCAGCCTGGCTGACGCGCGCAAGGTCGCCCAGGCGGCCCAGGCCGAAGCCGCCGCCAACGGCTGGCTGATCGTCGCCACCATCGTCGAGCCGAACGGCCAGGTGGTGCTGACCGAAAAGATGGACGGCACGGCCTATTCCGCCCTCGACGTCGCCGGCCGCAAGGCGGTGACCTCCGCCCATTTCAAGCGCCCGACCCTGGCCTTCTACGAGGCGGTCAAGGGCGGCACGCTGAACGCCATCTTCGCCCAGGCCGTGGCCATCGAAGGCGGCGAGCCGATCGTCATCGGCGGCAAGATCGTCGGCGCCCTGGGCGTCAGCGGCGGCACCCCCGTTCAGGACGGCCAGATCGCCCGCGCCGGCACGAAGGCGGTTAAGTAG
- a CDS encoding DUF563 domain-containing protein: MFTEMQPAPTYFYQSPRFTGRSEIVPDSLDGMDRVQVFAASEQRRERYREQIDARRVRRSGVLAGDYVVILDGMLALNRNGTPIMINAGPEDDWDNPPLSAKIGRYCRTPEFLTLRESILEAWDQLNFVSGGAVLTDVYLQNYYHYKLFFLPKIRMTQDAETTVLLMQETAILLPFQKEMLTRAAGERRMAFFKDIMPVRDPFLIQEPASFEGVQWVRETMGLAPRKGGRNIYIRRSPPGVSRARSIVEDAAFDAFLARHGFESVFFGEGDVSVADQTAMLDGANVILSMHGANLTNMLYLDPETTVIEVLPGYWSNYTHVHIGAAVGLHYRGVITEDYTPDGSIRVGIDRLETLMAEASSRA; this comes from the coding sequence ATGTTCACTGAAATGCAGCCGGCGCCGACCTACTTCTACCAGAGCCCCAGGTTCACGGGCCGGTCGGAGATCGTGCCCGACTCCCTGGACGGCATGGACCGGGTGCAGGTGTTCGCGGCCAGCGAGCAGCGACGCGAGCGTTATCGCGAACAGATCGACGCCCGGCGTGTTCGGCGCAGCGGCGTACTGGCCGGCGACTACGTGGTGATCCTGGACGGCATGCTGGCGCTGAACCGCAACGGCACGCCGATCATGATCAACGCCGGACCGGAGGACGACTGGGACAACCCGCCCCTTTCGGCCAAGATCGGGCGCTACTGCCGCACGCCCGAATTCCTGACTCTGCGGGAATCGATCCTGGAGGCGTGGGACCAGCTGAATTTCGTCAGCGGCGGCGCGGTCCTCACCGACGTCTACCTGCAAAACTACTACCACTATAAGCTGTTCTTCCTGCCCAAGATCAGGATGACGCAGGACGCGGAGACCACGGTCCTGCTGATGCAGGAGACGGCCATCCTACTGCCGTTCCAGAAGGAAATGCTGACCCGAGCGGCGGGCGAACGGCGCATGGCGTTCTTCAAGGACATCATGCCGGTGCGCGACCCCTTCCTCATCCAGGAGCCCGCCTCGTTCGAAGGGGTTCAGTGGGTACGGGAGACAATGGGGCTGGCTCCCCGCAAGGGCGGGCGCAACATCTACATTCGCAGAAGCCCGCCGGGCGTCAGCAGAGCCCGCAGCATCGTCGAGGACGCGGCGTTCGACGCCTTCCTCGCCCGCCATGGGTTCGAAAGCGTCTTCTTCGGCGAAGGCGACGTCTCGGTGGCCGATCAGACAGCGATGCTGGACGGAGCCAACGTGATCCTGTCCATGCACGGCGCCAACCTGACCAACATGCTCTATCTCGACCCGGAAACCACGGTGATCGAGGTGCTGCCGGGCTACTGGTCCAACTACACGCACGTCCACATCGGCGCGGCCGTCGGCCTGCACTATCGCGGGGTGATCACTGAGGACTACACGCCGGACGGCAGCATACGCGTCGGTATCGATCGGCTGGAGACGCTGATGGCCGAGGCGTCAAGCCGCGCCTAG
- a CDS encoding heavy metal-binding domain-containing protein: protein MITATTPTIAERTIVQTLGVVTGEAILGANVFRDLFASVRDIVGGRSGSYETVLRQARDTALREMQDEARKLGGDAVVGVDLDYETLGAQNGMLMVTASGTAVKLG from the coding sequence ATGATCACCGCCACCACGCCGACCATCGCCGAACGCACCATCGTCCAGACCCTGGGCGTCGTCACGGGCGAGGCGATCCTCGGCGCCAACGTGTTCCGGGACCTCTTCGCCAGCGTCCGCGACATCGTCGGCGGCCGCTCGGGCAGCTACGAGACCGTCCTGCGTCAGGCGCGCGACACCGCCCTGCGCGAAATGCAGGACGAGGCCCGCAAGCTGGGCGGCGACGCCGTCGTGGGCGTGGACCTCGACTATGAGACCCTGGGCGCCCAGAACGGCATGCTGATGGTCACCGCCAGCGGAACCGCCGTGAAGCTGGGCTAG
- the msrB gene encoding peptide-methionine (R)-S-oxide reductase MsrB has protein sequence MTDTASTPTISPSGFDLTPPSPAERERLEADLTREEREVLLHHGTEAPFCGGLLGEKSPGAYCCRLCGLPLFKHETKFESGTGWPSFYAPIDETHVKGIKDTSYGMVRIETVCARCGSHQGHVFPDGPPPTRLRYCINSVSLEFTPAGEALPDRLGRGDKLS, from the coding sequence ATGACAGACACCGCCAGCACCCCAACGATCTCTCCGTCCGGTTTCGACCTGACCCCGCCCTCCCCCGCCGAGCGCGAACGGCTGGAGGCGGACCTGACGCGCGAGGAGCGCGAGGTCCTGCTCCACCACGGCACGGAGGCCCCCTTCTGCGGCGGCTTGCTGGGCGAGAAGAGCCCCGGCGCCTATTGCTGCCGCCTGTGCGGCCTGCCGCTGTTCAAGCACGAGACCAAGTTCGAGAGCGGCACCGGCTGGCCCAGCTTCTACGCGCCCATCGACGAGACCCATGTGAAGGGGATCAAGGACACCAGCTACGGCATGGTGCGGATCGAGACGGTTTGCGCCCGCTGCGGCAGCCACCAGGGGCACGTCTTCCCTGACGGCCCGCCGCCGACGCGCCTGCGCTACTGCATCAACTCGGTGTCGCTCGAATTCACGCCCGCCGGCGAGGCGCTGCCGGATCGGCTGGGGCGCGGGGACAAGTTGAGCTGA
- a CDS encoding acyl-CoA dehydrogenase family protein, translated as MDFNFSEEQSMLRDTIASYLQDKYDFETRRKIVSSESGWRADYWKAFAEELGILGASFSEELGGLGGGALDNMIVMEEFGKALVIEPYLGTVIIGGGFLKHSGHTDAADHIASIVAGETTIAFAYAEAQGRYTLSDLKTTAKKDGSGWVLNGHKAVVVGAPFASHLIVTARTGGSQREASGVSVFLVDKHAKGVTTRDYPTVDGGRASEVYFDNVSIPADALIGAEGAGLPLVEKVVDEATAAVCAEGVGVMRKLHEGTLDYAKQRKQFGTAISNFQVLQHRMVDMFIELEQSVSMTYMATLKLGESDAERAKAVSSAKVRIGRALKFCGQSAIQIHGGMGMTDELAIGHYFKRGTIIEGLFGSVDHHLTRYERLSFDKAA; from the coding sequence ATGGACTTCAACTTCTCCGAAGAGCAATCGATGCTGCGCGATACGATCGCCAGCTATCTGCAGGACAAGTACGACTTCGAAACCCGCCGCAAGATCGTCTCCTCCGAGAGCGGCTGGCGGGCGGACTACTGGAAGGCCTTCGCCGAAGAGCTGGGCATCCTCGGCGCCTCGTTCTCGGAAGAGCTGGGTGGCCTCGGCGGCGGCGCGCTCGACAACATGATCGTCATGGAAGAGTTCGGCAAAGCCCTGGTCATCGAGCCCTATCTTGGCACGGTGATCATCGGCGGCGGCTTCCTGAAGCACTCGGGCCACACTGACGCCGCCGACCACATCGCCAGCATCGTGGCCGGCGAGACCACCATCGCCTTCGCCTATGCCGAGGCCCAAGGCCGCTACACCCTGTCTGACCTGAAGACCACGGCCAAGAAGGACGGCTCCGGCTGGGTTCTGAACGGCCACAAGGCGGTCGTCGTCGGCGCGCCCTTCGCCAGCCACCTGATCGTCACCGCCCGCACCGGCGGCTCGCAGCGCGAGGCTTCGGGCGTGTCGGTGTTCCTGGTCGACAAGCACGCCAAGGGCGTCACCACCCGTGACTATCCCACGGTCGACGGCGGCCGGGCTTCGGAGGTCTATTTCGACAACGTCTCGATCCCCGCTGACGCCCTGATCGGGGCCGAGGGCGCGGGTCTGCCGCTGGTCGAGAAGGTGGTGGACGAGGCGACCGCCGCCGTCTGCGCAGAGGGCGTGGGCGTCATGCGCAAGCTGCATGAAGGCACCCTCGACTACGCCAAGCAGCGCAAGCAGTTCGGCACCGCCATCAGCAACTTCCAGGTGCTGCAGCACCGCATGGTCGATATGTTCATCGAACTCGAGCAGTCGGTCTCCATGACCTACATGGCGACCCTGAAGCTGGGCGAGAGCGACGCCGAGCGCGCCAAGGCCGTCTCCTCGGCCAAGGTCCGCATTGGTCGCGCCCTGAAGTTCTGCGGCCAGAGCGCCATCCAGATCCACGGCGGCATGGGCATGACCGACGAATTGGCCATCGGCCACTACTTCAAGCGCGGGACGATCATCGAGGGCCTGTTCGGCTCCGTCGATCACCACCTGACCCGCTATGAGCGCCTGAGCTTCGACAAGGCGGCCTGA
- a CDS encoding acyl-CoA dehydrogenase family protein — MNLDFSPEDLAFREEVRAFIAENYPASLRAVQEEGEEMAKEDFLSWHRILAKKGWVAPAWPTEYGGPGWSSVQRYIWSEELARADAVPILPFGINMVGPVIYTFGTPEQKQRFLPPTLTGDIWWSQGYSEPGAGSDLASLKTKAERFTGDDGKEYYLVNGQKTWTTLAQHGDWIFCLVRTDPNAKIQEGISFLLIDMKSPGVTVRPIITLGGEHEVNEVWFENVKVPVENRIYEENKGWTCAKFLLAHERSGIAGVARSKRGIERIRQIAAEELADDGNPLIQDPLFRRKIAELEIDLTALEFTELRTLASEHAGKGPGPESSVLKIKGTEIQQRITELVLEASGNYGAPYFRGFPKEGGNALPIGPDHARRAAPTYFNVRKTSIYGGSNEIQRNIIAKMVLGL; from the coding sequence ATGAATCTCGACTTCTCGCCCGAGGACCTCGCATTTCGTGAGGAGGTCCGTGCCTTCATCGCCGAAAACTATCCGGCCAGCCTGAGGGCGGTTCAGGAAGAGGGCGAGGAGATGGCCAAGGAGGACTTCCTCTCCTGGCACCGCATCCTGGCCAAGAAGGGCTGGGTCGCCCCGGCCTGGCCGACCGAGTACGGCGGTCCCGGCTGGTCGTCCGTCCAGCGCTACATCTGGTCAGAAGAACTGGCCCGCGCCGACGCCGTGCCGATCCTGCCCTTCGGCATCAACATGGTCGGGCCGGTGATCTACACCTTCGGCACCCCCGAGCAGAAGCAACGCTTCCTGCCGCCGACCCTGACCGGCGACATCTGGTGGTCGCAGGGCTATTCCGAGCCGGGCGCCGGCTCCGACCTCGCCAGCCTCAAGACCAAGGCCGAGCGCTTCACCGGCGACGACGGCAAGGAATACTACCTGGTCAACGGCCAAAAGACCTGGACCACGCTCGCCCAGCACGGCGACTGGATCTTCTGCCTGGTCCGCACCGATCCCAACGCCAAGATCCAGGAGGGCATCTCCTTCCTGCTGATCGACATGAAGTCGCCTGGCGTCACCGTCCGCCCGATCATCACCCTGGGCGGCGAGCACGAGGTCAACGAGGTCTGGTTCGAGAACGTGAAGGTGCCGGTCGAGAACCGCATCTACGAAGAGAACAAGGGCTGGACCTGCGCCAAGTTCCTTCTGGCGCACGAGCGCTCCGGCATCGCCGGCGTCGCCCGCTCCAAGCGCGGCATCGAGCGCATTCGCCAGATCGCCGCCGAGGAACTGGCCGACGACGGAAACCCGCTGATCCAGGACCCGCTGTTCCGCCGCAAGATCGCCGAGCTGGAGATCGACCTGACGGCGCTGGAGTTCACCGAGCTGCGCACCCTGGCGTCCGAGCACGCCGGCAAGGGGCCCGGTCCGGAATCCTCGGTGCTGAAGATCAAGGGCACCGAGATCCAGCAGCGCATCACCGAACTGGTGCTGGAGGCGTCGGGCAACTACGGCGCGCCGTACTTCCGCGGCTTTCCGAAGGAGGGCGGCAACGCCCTGCCGATCGGGCCCGATCACGCCCGCCGCGCCGCGCCGACCTATTTCAACGTCCGCAAGACGTCGATCTACGGCGGGTCCAACGAGATCCAGCGCAACATCATCGCCAAAATGGTTCTCGGGCTCTGA
- a CDS encoding nicotinate-nucleotide--dimethylbenzimidazole phosphoribosyltransferase yields MSAPMTATPFDDIRALISSFEPPRSDLAEGLEAGLGRFSDTAAWIAAWTGRARPTVNRPVVALYAAAYAASETAAVRARLEACSAGGAVINRIAQGNGAGLEAFDLAIDRPGGDGITKPAMSEKECAATMAFGMEALAKQPDLLILGALSGAAGAAAAGRLLTALEEGTPPLDALRDKGGRDMAAIAGAILAARSQQTPVLLDGACALAAAAALHDLHPGIIAHCRLAERPHGEAAARAAERLRLTPLLTIGLDDGEAGAAGVAAVDFIRAACLSVVR; encoded by the coding sequence ATGTCCGCGCCCATGACCGCCACGCCCTTCGACGACATCCGCGCCCTGATCTCCTCCTTCGAGCCGCCGCGCTCGGACTTGGCCGAGGGGCTGGAGGCCGGACTTGGCCGCTTCAGCGACACCGCCGCCTGGATCGCCGCCTGGACCGGCCGGGCGCGTCCGACCGTCAACCGGCCAGTGGTGGCGCTCTACGCCGCCGCCTATGCCGCGTCCGAAACCGCTGCTGTCCGTGCGCGGCTGGAGGCGTGCTCCGCGGGCGGCGCCGTGATCAACCGCATCGCCCAGGGCAACGGCGCGGGGCTTGAGGCCTTCGACCTCGCCATCGACCGCCCGGGCGGCGACGGGATCACCAAGCCGGCCATGAGCGAAAAGGAATGCGCCGCCACCATGGCCTTCGGCATGGAGGCCCTGGCCAAGCAGCCAGACCTGCTGATCCTCGGCGCGCTCAGCGGCGCGGCGGGCGCGGCGGCGGCGGGCCGCCTGCTGACGGCGCTGGAGGAGGGGACGCCTCCGCTCGACGCCCTGCGCGACAAGGGCGGTCGCGACATGGCCGCCATCGCCGGCGCCATCCTGGCCGCCCGCAGCCAACAGACCCCTGTGCTGCTCGACGGGGCCTGCGCCCTGGCGGCGGCGGCGGCCCTGCATGACCTGCATCCCGGCATCATCGCCCACTGCCGTCTGGCGGAGCGTCCCCATGGGGAGGCCGCGGCCCGCGCGGCGGAGCGTCTGCGCCTGACCCCGCTGCTGACCATCGGTCTGGATGACGGGGAAGCCGGCGCCGCGGGCGTCGCGGCGGTGGATTTCATCCGTGCGGCCTGCCTTTCGGTCGTACGCTGA
- a CDS encoding DUF1289 domain-containing protein, whose product MGTVNAAPPRPIVTPCIKVCAVDGESGLCLGCHRTLPEIAQWSRLGEDERAAIMAELPSRRGRIAPEKLGLA is encoded by the coding sequence ATAGGGACCGTGAACGCCGCCCCGCCCCGCCCGATCGTCACCCCCTGCATCAAGGTCTGCGCCGTCGATGGCGAAAGCGGGCTGTGCCTGGGCTGCCATCGCACCCTGCCGGAAATCGCCCAATGGAGCCGCCTGGGCGAGGACGAGCGCGCCGCGATCATGGCCGAACTACCCTCCCGCCGCGGCCGGATCGCGCCGGAAAAGCTGGGCCTGGCTTAA
- a CDS encoding TIGR02281 family clan AA aspartic protease, which translates to MFKYLATAAIGALTALGAAQAVVSVDHMRDPKAAVATLGANPESHRASVLKGKDGHYWAEADVNGRQVRFLVDTGATAVSLTSADAQRLGIDTTQLAYDYNVATADGRTRAAAVKLAQVSIAGAVVNDVDALVIENGAGSSLLGMSYLGRLSGFEATPQALILKP; encoded by the coding sequence ATGTTCAAGTATTTGGCGACCGCGGCGATCGGCGCACTGACGGCCCTGGGGGCTGCTCAGGCGGTGGTTTCCGTCGACCACATGCGTGATCCCAAGGCCGCCGTGGCGACGCTGGGGGCCAATCCCGAAAGCCATCGCGCCTCTGTCCTCAAGGGCAAGGACGGCCACTACTGGGCCGAGGCTGATGTCAACGGCCGCCAGGTCCGCTTCTTGGTCGATACCGGCGCGACCGCCGTGTCCCTGACCAGCGCCGACGCCCAGCGCCTGGGCATCGACACCACGCAGCTTGCCTATGACTACAACGTCGCCACCGCCGACGGCCGCACCCGCGCCGCCGCCGTGAAGCTGGCCCAGGTGTCCATCGCAGGCGCCGTGGTCAACGACGTGGACGCCCTGGTCATCGAGAACGGCGCCGGCTCGTCCCTGTTGGGCATGAGCTATCTGGGCCGATTGTCAGGCTTCGAGGCGACGCCTCAGGCCCTGATCCTCAAGCCGTAA
- the dusA gene encoding tRNA dihydrouridine(20/20a) synthase DusA, with amino-acid sequence MLPGTLSVAPMMDWTDRHCRAFHRTLTRRALLYTEMVTTGAVLHGDREHLLGFDDVEHPVALQLGGSDPADLAAAARIGEDYGYDEINLNVGCPSDRVQSGRFGACLMREPQLVADCMAAMGAAVKVPVTVKCRIGVDDQEPEESLFTLVDLCEKAGVTEFVVHARKAWLQGLSPKENRDIPPLDYALVHRLKAERPHLTIAINGGVASLDAAQEHLAAGVDGVMLGRAAYHEPGLLGAVDARIFGEGEPVDPFDAVEAYKPYLAARLAEGVKLSSMTRHMLGLFHGQSGARAWRRIMTVESVKPGAGLGVVDAALDAVRPKADAERLTA; translated from the coding sequence ATGTTGCCTGGAACTCTTAGCGTCGCGCCCATGATGGATTGGACCGACCGGCATTGCCGGGCGTTCCACCGTACGCTGACGCGTCGGGCGCTGCTCTATACCGAGATGGTGACCACGGGCGCGGTTCTGCACGGCGACCGGGAGCATCTGCTGGGCTTTGACGATGTCGAGCATCCGGTGGCCCTGCAACTGGGCGGCAGCGATCCTGCCGACCTGGCCGCCGCCGCGCGGATCGGCGAGGACTACGGCTACGACGAGATCAATTTGAACGTCGGCTGCCCCTCCGACCGGGTGCAGAGCGGCCGCTTCGGCGCTTGCCTGATGCGGGAGCCGCAGCTGGTGGCCGACTGCATGGCCGCCATGGGCGCGGCGGTGAAGGTCCCGGTGACCGTAAAATGCCGCATTGGCGTGGACGATCAGGAGCCGGAGGAGAGCCTCTTCACTCTGGTCGACCTGTGCGAGAAGGCCGGCGTCACCGAGTTCGTCGTCCACGCCCGCAAGGCCTGGCTGCAAGGGCTGTCGCCCAAGGAGAACCGGGACATCCCGCCGCTGGACTATGCCCTGGTCCATCGTCTGAAGGCGGAACGTCCGCACCTGACCATCGCCATCAACGGCGGGGTGGCGTCGCTGGACGCCGCGCAGGAGCATCTGGCCGCCGGCGTGGACGGGGTGATGCTGGGCCGCGCCGCCTATCATGAGCCGGGCCTCCTGGGCGCGGTGGACGCCCGCATCTTCGGCGAGGGCGAGCCCGTTGATCCGTTCGATGCGGTGGAGGCCTACAAGCCGTACCTGGCCGCCCGCCTGGCCGAAGGGGTCAAGTTGTCGTCCATGACCCGGCACATGCTGGGCCTGTTCCACGGCCAATCGGGCGCGCGGGCATGGCGGCGCATCATGACGGTGGAAAGCGTCAAGCCGGGCGCGGGTCTGGGAGTGGTTGACGCCGCCCTGGACGCGGTGCGCCCGAAGGCGGACGCCGAGCGGCTTACGGCTTGA